One region of Pangasianodon hypophthalmus isolate fPanHyp1 chromosome 15, fPanHyp1.pri, whole genome shotgun sequence genomic DNA includes:
- the psmd5 gene encoding 26S proteasome non-ATPase regulatory subunit 5 isoform X1, with translation MAATIESLLAELAEVEDPVEGLRSLRSLRTAVLATPLSSLRETLSVEQLGIIFSLLNTNDTEQIEVCVEILGRVLEVLDPAHLARNCKVELQSGLNHPDNSVKVLALTQIGRMLGDADGIAEAMNNPEILQDVIQSMGAESLGVSKEAISALSKLSNTKAGLDALFRTDLLKKLNDVMAISDIVRYRVYELVVEICSVSPVSLGYCASSSFLTKLLEELTGDDVLIRATAIEMVTNLAQSQHGRQYLAQQGIMDKISNMILAADSDPFSSFYLPGLVKFFGNLAIMDSPQQVCENYPAFLNMVFAMAMSPDSTQIPVALDTLGVLGGTVEGKQVLHKTGEQFNTVIKRMSKLAQDGATDLRARSLEAIAQLLTLPVEQQTDDLLLLTESWFCSLSSEPMEMIRNISTQPFPELHCSALRIFTAIACQAWGQRMMMSSPGFAEWVVERSVSKGKEAKDCKFELVGALLSSSSTQEIFGTQNYLKLKTYLKEGPYYVSAIASVTTEGAD, from the exons ATGGCGGCTACCATTGAAAGTTTGTTAGCAGAGCTAGCCGAAGTGGAGGATCCAGTCGAGGGACTCAGGAGCCTCAGGAGCCTCAGGACGGCTGTTTTGGCGACTCCTCTTAGCTCTTTGAGGGAAACTTTATCCGTTGAGCAGCTGGGAATCATTTTCTCGCTGCTGAACACAAATGACAC ggaGCAGATAGAAGTCTGTGTGGAGATTTTGGGACGGGTCTTGGAGGTATTAGACCCTGCCCACCTGGCTCGCAACTGCAAAGTGGAGCTCCAGAGCGGACTTAACCACCCGGATAATTCTGTCAAAGTGCTCGCTCTCACGCAG ATTGGGCGGATGCTTGGCGATGCTGATGGGATTGCAGAGGCGATGAATAATCCTGAGATTCTACAAGATGTGATCCAGAGCATGGGGGCAGAAAGTTTAGGTGTATCTAAAGAG GCGATATCTGCCCTCAGCAAGCTAAGCAACACAAAGGCAGGGCTTGACGCTCTGTTCCGCactgatttgttaaaaaaactCAACGACGTGATGGCCATCAGTGACATTGTCAGATACAGAGTGTATGAG ctGGTGGTGGAGATCTGCTCTGTGTCCCCTGTCTCACTGGGTTACTGCGCCAGCAGCAGCTTTCTCACTAAACTACTTGAGGAACTGACTGGAGACGATGTTCTCATCAG AGCGACAGCTATAGAGATGGTCACCAATCTGGCTCAGAGCCAACATGGCCGTCAGTACCTGGCACAGCAGGGAATCATGGATAAAATATCCAACATGATTCTGGCCGCAGACTCCGATCCCTTCTCCAGTTTCTACCTGCCAG gCCTGGTGAAGTTCTTTGGGAACCTGGCCATCATGGACAGCCCACAGCAGGTGTGTGAGAATTACCCAGCATTCCTCAACATGGTGTTTGCCATGGCAATGTCCCCTGACTCCACACAGATCCCTGTTGCCCTGGATACTCTGGGAGTGCTGGGTGGCACTGTTGAGGGCAAACAAGTGCTGCataaaacag GTGAACAGTTTAACACAGTGATAAAGCGAATGAGTAAGTTAGCCCAAGATGGAGCTACTGATCTCAGAGCGAGGAGTCTGGAGGCCATTGCTCAGCTACTCACACTACCa GTGGAGCAGCAGACGGATGACCTGTTACTGCTAACGGAGTCGTGGTTCTGCTCTCTGAGCTCAGAGCCGATGGAAATGATCAGGAACATCAGCACTCAGCCATTCCCTGAGTTACACTGCAGCGCGCTACGCATATTCACT GCTATTGCATGCCAGGCTTGGGGCCAGCgaatgatgatgtcatcaccaGGATTCGCTGAATGGGTGGTGGAGCGCTCTGTTAGTAAGGGGAAGGAGGCAAAAGACTGTAAATTCGAGCTGGTTGGTGCGCTGTTGAGCTCATCTAGCACACAAGAAATCTTCGGCACTCAAAATTACTTGAAGCTGAAAACATACCTAAAGGAGGGACCCTACTACGTGAGCGCCATAGCGTCCGTCACCACTGAGGGAGCAGACTAA
- the psmd5 gene encoding 26S proteasome non-ATPase regulatory subunit 5 isoform X2 encodes MQQTYTREQIEVCVEILGRVLEVLDPAHLARNCKVELQSGLNHPDNSVKVLALTQIGRMLGDADGIAEAMNNPEILQDVIQSMGAESLGVSKEAISALSKLSNTKAGLDALFRTDLLKKLNDVMAISDIVRYRVYELVVEICSVSPVSLGYCASSSFLTKLLEELTGDDVLIRATAIEMVTNLAQSQHGRQYLAQQGIMDKISNMILAADSDPFSSFYLPGLVKFFGNLAIMDSPQQVCENYPAFLNMVFAMAMSPDSTQIPVALDTLGVLGGTVEGKQVLHKTGEQFNTVIKRMSKLAQDGATDLRARSLEAIAQLLTLPVEQQTDDLLLLTESWFCSLSSEPMEMIRNISTQPFPELHCSALRIFTAIACQAWGQRMMMSSPGFAEWVVERSVSKGKEAKDCKFELVGALLSSSSTQEIFGTQNYLKLKTYLKEGPYYVSAIASVTTEGAD; translated from the exons ATGCAGCAAACCTATACCAG ggaGCAGATAGAAGTCTGTGTGGAGATTTTGGGACGGGTCTTGGAGGTATTAGACCCTGCCCACCTGGCTCGCAACTGCAAAGTGGAGCTCCAGAGCGGACTTAACCACCCGGATAATTCTGTCAAAGTGCTCGCTCTCACGCAG ATTGGGCGGATGCTTGGCGATGCTGATGGGATTGCAGAGGCGATGAATAATCCTGAGATTCTACAAGATGTGATCCAGAGCATGGGGGCAGAAAGTTTAGGTGTATCTAAAGAG GCGATATCTGCCCTCAGCAAGCTAAGCAACACAAAGGCAGGGCTTGACGCTCTGTTCCGCactgatttgttaaaaaaactCAACGACGTGATGGCCATCAGTGACATTGTCAGATACAGAGTGTATGAG ctGGTGGTGGAGATCTGCTCTGTGTCCCCTGTCTCACTGGGTTACTGCGCCAGCAGCAGCTTTCTCACTAAACTACTTGAGGAACTGACTGGAGACGATGTTCTCATCAG AGCGACAGCTATAGAGATGGTCACCAATCTGGCTCAGAGCCAACATGGCCGTCAGTACCTGGCACAGCAGGGAATCATGGATAAAATATCCAACATGATTCTGGCCGCAGACTCCGATCCCTTCTCCAGTTTCTACCTGCCAG gCCTGGTGAAGTTCTTTGGGAACCTGGCCATCATGGACAGCCCACAGCAGGTGTGTGAGAATTACCCAGCATTCCTCAACATGGTGTTTGCCATGGCAATGTCCCCTGACTCCACACAGATCCCTGTTGCCCTGGATACTCTGGGAGTGCTGGGTGGCACTGTTGAGGGCAAACAAGTGCTGCataaaacag GTGAACAGTTTAACACAGTGATAAAGCGAATGAGTAAGTTAGCCCAAGATGGAGCTACTGATCTCAGAGCGAGGAGTCTGGAGGCCATTGCTCAGCTACTCACACTACCa GTGGAGCAGCAGACGGATGACCTGTTACTGCTAACGGAGTCGTGGTTCTGCTCTCTGAGCTCAGAGCCGATGGAAATGATCAGGAACATCAGCACTCAGCCATTCCCTGAGTTACACTGCAGCGCGCTACGCATATTCACT GCTATTGCATGCCAGGCTTGGGGCCAGCgaatgatgatgtcatcaccaGGATTCGCTGAATGGGTGGTGGAGCGCTCTGTTAGTAAGGGGAAGGAGGCAAAAGACTGTAAATTCGAGCTGGTTGGTGCGCTGTTGAGCTCATCTAGCACACAAGAAATCTTCGGCACTCAAAATTACTTGAAGCTGAAAACATACCTAAAGGAGGGACCCTACTACGTGAGCGCCATAGCGTCCGTCACCACTGAGGGAGCAGACTAA